From the Halomonas meridiana genome, one window contains:
- a CDS encoding PA4780 family RIO1-like protein kinase, with protein sequence MKTPKRLQPLVDDGLIDEVLMQLMSGKEAQVYVVRCGDDTRCAKVFKEAKQRSFKQAVQYQEGRKERNSRRARAMAKKTRYGQKEQEQAWLTAEVDALYRLAAADVRVPKPYGFVDGVLLMEMITDAEGDVAPRLDDVTLTEEQALRYHAKVIQDVVKMLCAGLIHGDLSEFNVLVDADGPVIIDLPQAVDAAGNNSAAAMLERDVDNMRAYFGRFAPELLTTHYGKEMWALYEAGELHPDSKLTGHFEFDSHIANVDELMEVIDDAKEEEAERQARMRDDDDED encoded by the coding sequence ATGAAAACACCCAAACGATTACAGCCCTTGGTCGATGATGGCCTGATCGATGAGGTGCTGATGCAGTTGATGAGCGGCAAGGAAGCGCAGGTGTATGTGGTGCGCTGCGGCGACGACACGCGCTGTGCCAAAGTCTTCAAAGAGGCCAAGCAACGCAGTTTCAAACAGGCGGTGCAGTACCAAGAGGGGCGTAAAGAGCGCAACAGCCGCCGGGCCCGTGCCATGGCCAAGAAAACTCGCTACGGCCAGAAAGAGCAGGAGCAGGCGTGGCTCACCGCCGAGGTGGACGCGCTGTACCGCCTAGCTGCCGCCGATGTGCGCGTACCTAAGCCGTACGGTTTCGTGGATGGCGTGCTGCTGATGGAGATGATCACCGATGCCGAAGGCGACGTGGCACCGCGCTTGGACGATGTCACCCTGACCGAAGAGCAGGCGCTGCGCTATCACGCCAAAGTGATTCAAGACGTGGTGAAAATGCTTTGCGCTGGTCTGATTCACGGTGACCTTTCTGAGTTCAACGTGCTCGTCGATGCCGATGGCCCGGTCATTATCGACTTGCCCCAAGCGGTCGACGCGGCCGGTAATAACAGCGCCGCCGCCATGCTGGAGCGCGATGTCGATAACATGCGCGCTTATTTTGGTCGCTTTGCTCCCGAGCTGCTCACTACTCACTACGGCAAGGAGATGTGGGCGCTGTATGAAGCGGGCGAGCTGCACCCCGATAGCAAACTCACCGGCCACTTCGAGTTTGATAGCCACATCGCCAACGTGGATGAGCTGATGGAAGTCATCGACGACGCCAAAGAAGAAGAGGCAGAGCGCCAAGCGAGAATGCGTGATGACGACGACGAGGATTGA
- a CDS encoding AbrB family transcriptional regulator: MKGSRFSAGRAKALVLSLSVGAAGGVLFHITGLPLAWMLGPLVANLLVSAKGVKVEVPESLRSVFLAVMGMVLGSQVTPELAHRVLDWPVSAMLLLAGVAASTAVASAWYRRCGFDPVSAWFGASPGAMTAMILLGERCGGDPQRIAIAQSLRIVLVILFLPPLFWAFEGGEGTLGPAESALTDGWLLLAIPLLLPLGKWLRLPSPALLAPLLATALLSGLDIASLALPSWGMNLMLWVLGSAIGSRFQGMTRRLLGRYLWQSGVATLLALIVLAVFAELIHQTVGVGRDVALLALAPGGIGEMAILAVALNIDPVFVAFHHLLRMVTLMIVAPFWARWLMRHHPDA, from the coding sequence GTGAAGGGCAGCCGTTTCAGTGCAGGGAGAGCCAAGGCGCTTGTCTTATCGCTCAGTGTTGGCGCAGCAGGTGGTGTGCTGTTTCACATTACGGGGCTGCCGCTGGCCTGGATGCTTGGCCCCTTGGTGGCGAACCTGCTGGTGTCTGCCAAAGGCGTGAAGGTTGAAGTGCCTGAATCGCTGCGCAGCGTGTTTTTAGCGGTGATGGGCATGGTCCTCGGCAGCCAAGTCACGCCTGAGCTGGCCCACCGGGTGCTGGATTGGCCCGTTTCGGCCATGCTGCTGTTGGCGGGGGTCGCGGCGTCAACCGCCGTGGCGTCTGCCTGGTACCGCCGCTGTGGTTTCGACCCTGTCAGCGCCTGGTTTGGTGCCTCGCCGGGCGCCATGACCGCGATGATCCTACTGGGTGAGCGATGCGGTGGCGACCCGCAGCGCATTGCCATTGCCCAGTCGCTGCGTATCGTGCTGGTGATCCTCTTTCTACCGCCGCTGTTTTGGGCATTCGAAGGGGGAGAAGGCACGCTGGGCCCGGCAGAATCAGCACTCACCGATGGCTGGTTGTTGCTGGCTATTCCACTGTTGCTGCCGCTAGGGAAATGGCTACGCCTGCCAAGCCCCGCGCTGCTCGCTCCCTTGTTAGCCACCGCGCTACTCTCCGGGCTGGATATTGCTAGCCTCGCCTTGCCAAGCTGGGGTATGAACCTGATGCTCTGGGTGCTGGGCAGCGCCATTGGTTCGCGCTTTCAAGGCATGACGCGGCGGCTCTTGGGGCGCTATCTTTGGCAATCCGGAGTGGCGACGCTGTTGGCCCTCATCGTGCTGGCCGTGTTTGCCGAACTGATCCACCAAACCGTGGGTGTGGGGCGCGATGTGGCGCTTTTGGCGCTGGCCCCTGGCGGTATTGGCGAAATGGCGATACTTGCCGTCGCGCTCAACATCGATCCCGTGTTCGTGGCGTTTCATCACCTGCTGCGGATGGTCACCCTGATGATTGTCGCTCCCTTCTGGGCCCGCTGGTTAATGCGTCATCATCCTGACGCCTGA
- a CDS encoding DUF3008 family protein → MKATSKAQQKAAGAALSAKRGETKPSELYDASKEMYDSMSEEELEEMAGTQRKGKPQKKEDD, encoded by the coding sequence ATGAAAGCCACCTCTAAAGCACAGCAGAAAGCCGCTGGCGCGGCCCTTTCCGCCAAACGCGGTGAGACCAAGCCAAGCGAGCTATATGACGCTTCGAAAGAGATGTATGACTCGATGAGCGAAGAGGAGTTGGAAGAGATGGCGGGTACCCAGCGTAAGGGCAAACCGCAAAAGAAAGAGGACGATTGA
- the ybaK gene encoding Cys-tRNA(Pro) deacylase — protein sequence MTPAINSARHAGIAFQLHEYQHDAAAPSYGLEAADKLGVTAEQVFKTLVVSLDGKQLAVGIVPVNSQLGLKQIAKAAGAKKAVMAAPDVVERTTGYVLGGVSPLGQKKRLPTFIDASAQAWSTLYVSAGRRGLEIELSPEDLAALSQGRFAALSA from the coding sequence ATGACACCGGCGATTAACAGCGCAAGGCATGCAGGTATTGCGTTTCAACTCCATGAGTATCAGCACGATGCCGCCGCCCCGTCCTACGGGCTGGAAGCGGCGGACAAACTTGGCGTGACGGCCGAGCAAGTGTTCAAAACCCTCGTCGTTAGCTTGGATGGCAAGCAGTTGGCCGTTGGTATCGTCCCCGTGAATAGCCAGTTGGGGCTGAAGCAGATCGCCAAAGCCGCTGGCGCTAAAAAGGCCGTGATGGCCGCACCGGATGTCGTCGAGCGTACCACCGGCTACGTGCTGGGCGGTGTGAGCCCGCTGGGCCAAAAAAAGCGCCTGCCTACCTTTATCGATGCCTCGGCGCAGGCGTGGTCGACGCTATACGTGAGCGCCGGGCGGCGTGGGTTGGAAATCGAGCTCTCGCCGGAGGACCTTGCCGCACTCAGCCAAGGGCGATTCGCAGCGCTCTCTGCGTAG
- the dbpA gene encoding ATP-dependent RNA helicase DbpA, with the protein MSDTSFASLALSPALLSTLDSLGYHAMTPVQAQSLPPMLVGRDVMAQAKTGSGKTAAFGLAILSQLRLEAFSVQGLVLCPTRELADQVAEELRRLARGMPNVKVLTLCGGAPFGPQLASLEHGAHIVVGTPGRVDEHLRKGSLTLGSLTTLVLDEADRMLDMGFQVTIDDIIADTPADRQTLLFSATFPDEQASGGLAAMTRGVMRDPVSVKVAETHDATTIEQHFYRVSHDDDRFAALTELLLATRPTTSVVFCNTKRETQAVADGLVDAGFSAVALHGDLEQKDRDRLLVLFANQSASILVATDVAARGLDIAQLDAVFNYQIARELDVHVHRVGRTGRAGASGIACTLVTPQEDYRLERLAELLGEPLSTEPLPTAANGTPFEAPMATLQLAGGKKDKLRPGDILGALTSEGGLRGDQVGKIKVLARSAYVAVERSVVQKAQAKLERDKLKGRAFRVRRIRH; encoded by the coding sequence GTGTCAGATACCTCGTTTGCCTCTCTTGCCCTCTCGCCCGCGCTGCTGAGCACGCTCGACTCCCTGGGCTATCACGCGATGACGCCCGTTCAAGCACAAAGCCTGCCACCCATGCTGGTGGGACGCGATGTGATGGCGCAAGCCAAAACGGGGTCAGGCAAGACCGCCGCCTTTGGCTTGGCGATTCTTTCCCAGTTGCGCCTCGAGGCGTTTAGCGTCCAGGGTTTGGTCCTGTGTCCCACCCGTGAACTGGCCGACCAAGTGGCGGAAGAGCTGCGCCGTCTAGCCCGTGGAATGCCCAACGTGAAAGTGCTCACACTCTGCGGCGGCGCCCCGTTTGGCCCGCAGCTCGCATCGCTGGAGCACGGCGCCCACATCGTGGTGGGCACGCCGGGCCGGGTGGATGAGCATCTGCGCAAGGGTTCGCTCACCCTTGGGTCACTCACCACGCTGGTGCTGGATGAAGCGGACCGCATGCTAGACATGGGTTTTCAGGTCACCATCGACGATATCATTGCCGATACGCCTGCCGATCGCCAAACGCTGCTTTTTAGCGCGACATTCCCTGATGAGCAGGCCTCCGGCGGTCTCGCAGCCATGACGCGTGGCGTCATGCGCGATCCGGTCAGCGTTAAAGTCGCAGAGACCCATGACGCGACGACCATCGAGCAGCACTTTTACCGTGTGTCTCATGACGACGACCGTTTTGCTGCATTGACCGAGCTGCTGCTCGCCACGCGGCCTACCACCAGCGTGGTGTTCTGTAACACCAAGCGAGAAACCCAGGCGGTAGCCGATGGTTTGGTCGACGCGGGCTTCAGCGCCGTCGCTTTGCACGGCGATCTCGAGCAGAAAGACCGCGACCGGCTGCTGGTGCTGTTTGCCAACCAGAGCGCATCGATTTTGGTCGCCACCGATGTCGCCGCCCGCGGGCTGGACATTGCCCAGCTGGACGCCGTCTTCAATTACCAAATCGCCCGCGAGCTGGACGTCCACGTTCATCGGGTAGGCCGAACGGGGCGCGCCGGGGCCAGCGGTATCGCCTGTACCCTGGTGACACCGCAGGAAGATTATCGACTCGAACGCCTCGCTGAGCTGTTGGGCGAGCCGCTTTCGACCGAGCCGCTGCCGACAGCGGCTAACGGCACACCGTTCGAGGCTCCCATGGCTACGCTACAGTTGGCGGGTGGTAAAAAGGATAAGCTGCGCCCAGGCGATATTCTGGGAGCATTGACCAGCGAAGGCGGCTTGCGCGGGGATCAGGTGGGCAAAATCAAAGTGCTGGCCCGAAGTGCATACGTCGCGGTCGAGCGCAGCGTCGTCCAGAAAGCTCAGGCCAAGCTGGAGCGGGATAAACTCAAAGGGCGCGCTTTCCGCGTGCGACGCATTCGCCATTGA